The genomic window GTCCAAAAATTTGACGAACTTACCAAAAGAGAGCAGGCTCTTTTGAATGAACAAGAAATTTTAAAAGAGAGCAAGAGCGAGCTTGATATATCTAAGCTGGAGGCTAAAAATTTATACGAAGAGGGCTTAAGCCTAAAGAATAACTATCAGGTAAAACTACAAGAGGCGCTAAAGGTGCTAGAACATGCAGCAGGACTTACCGAGGCTGAGGCCAGGGAAGAGGTGCTAAAGAAAGTCGAGGAAAAGAGCCGCGCAGATATCGCTCATATAGTTAGAAAACATGAAGAAGAGGCTAAAAGAGAGGCTAAAAAGAGGGTTAATTATATCCTTGCGCAGGCTACATCGAGGTTTGCCGGAGAATTTGCAGCCGAGCGTCTAATAAATGTCGTAAATATTAAAAATGACGAACTAAAGGGTAGAATCATCGGAAAAGAAGGGCGTAATATAAAAACCCTTGAGATGGTTTTGGGCGTAGATATCATTATAGACGACACTCCGCATGCGATAATCTTAAGCAGTTTTAATTTATATCGCCGTGCGATTGCGACAAGAGTTATAGAGCTTTTGGTTGAGGATGGTAGAATCCAGCCGGCAAGGATAGAGGATATCCATAAAAAAGTTACCGAGGAATTTGAGGCTAGCATCTTAGAAGAAGGTGAAAATATCGTAATTGATCTAGGACTTAGCAAGATGCATCCCGAGATTGTTAAACTTATAGGAAAGCTTAAATTTAGAGCAAGCTACGGACAAAACGCTTTAGCTCACAGTCTTGAGGTGGCTCACCTTGCAGGAATTATCGCCGCTGAAACAGGTGGAGATGAGAAACTCGCAAAAAGAGCTGGAATACTTCACGATATCGGCAAAGCACTAACACATGAATATGAGGGAAGTCACGTAGATCTTGGCGCTGAAATTTGCAAACGTTATAAAGAGCATCCGGTCGTAATAAACGCCATATATGCTCACCATGGGCACGAAGAGGCTACAAGTGTAGAGAGTGCTGCTGTGTGTGCGGCCGATACTCTGTCGGCAGCTCGTCCTGGCGCTAGACGCGAAGTGCTTGAGAGCTTTTTAAAACGCGTTGAAGAGATAGAGGAGATAGCAAAGAGTAAAAACGGTATAAAGCAAGCTTATGCTATAAATGCGGGTCGTGAGATACGCGTCATAGCCAATGCTAAGCTGATAAACGATGATGAAGCGGTGCTTGTGGCTAAAGAGATAGCTCAAGAGATCGAAGAGA from Campylobacter sp. RM16189 includes these protein-coding regions:
- the rny gene encoding ribonuclease Y — translated: MIEILVGLGAGAVGAGAGYLVAKKINDANYNIFLEQAKAKAKAIEYEAELTLKNSKISVQEAEFEAKKKYDDKTVKLQKDYVQKFDELTKREQALLNEQEILKESKSELDISKLEAKNLYEEGLSLKNNYQVKLQEALKVLEHAAGLTEAEAREEVLKKVEEKSRADIAHIVRKHEEEAKREAKKRVNYILAQATSRFAGEFAAERLINVVNIKNDELKGRIIGKEGRNIKTLEMVLGVDIIIDDTPHAIILSSFNLYRRAIATRVIELLVEDGRIQPARIEDIHKKVTEEFEASILEEGENIVIDLGLSKMHPEIVKLIGKLKFRASYGQNALAHSLEVAHLAGIIAAETGGDEKLAKRAGILHDIGKALTHEYEGSHVDLGAEICKRYKEHPVVINAIYAHHGHEEATSVESAAVCAADTLSAARPGARREVLESFLKRVEEIEEIAKSKNGIKQAYAINAGREIRVIANAKLINDDEAVLVAKEIAQEIEEKVQYPGEIKVNVIREIRAVDFAK